In Plantibacter sp. PA-3-X8, one DNA window encodes the following:
- a CDS encoding MFS transporter, with translation MSTNSVQPETGPHQAAVPGSAVTPDALLEPSTGPQHMSRWLWVIYPLAMISVNVVWGGVLQVMLGRQVAELLGETTGAAGMLGLVISAGAISSLVAQPLLGLLSDKTSSRFLGRRNIWILGSAVAAALALLVTASSPSPLVLAITWAIAMWPLSGLQAALTAVLPERVPIRNRGTMSGLVGASSILGAFGGITIAGLTTNLFVGYVGIAAVVLVLGTIFALTTKDYVPVRAAVHASKAERRAAARFPSFRSAPDFWWTFAGRFLIIFGYNFMSGMQLYILADYIGVGTVTEAAAVLVAVQGVSTLGLLVFSIIGGWLSDRFGRIRVFVGLSSLLFAPGALVYLLVPTLTGAFIASGIFGVAFGVYLAVDQSLITRVLPNMDNAARDLGVMNVANAGPQVIAPVLAGAVVAATGLYQPLFIVTIVAVILGAISVRFIKGVR, from the coding sequence ATGTCGACCAACAGCGTTCAACCCGAAACCGGCCCTCATCAAGCCGCTGTACCCGGTTCAGCAGTTACACCGGATGCCCTTCTCGAGCCATCGACGGGTCCCCAGCACATGAGCCGATGGCTCTGGGTCATCTATCCGCTGGCGATGATCAGTGTCAACGTCGTCTGGGGTGGCGTGCTTCAGGTGATGCTCGGCAGACAGGTCGCCGAGCTGCTCGGAGAGACGACCGGGGCAGCCGGCATGCTGGGCCTCGTGATCAGTGCTGGTGCGATCTCGAGCTTGGTGGCGCAGCCACTGCTCGGACTCCTCTCAGACAAGACGAGCAGCCGTTTCCTTGGCCGGCGCAACATCTGGATCTTGGGATCCGCGGTCGCCGCGGCCCTCGCCCTGCTCGTCACCGCCAGCAGCCCGAGCCCGCTCGTCCTCGCCATCACGTGGGCGATCGCGATGTGGCCTCTGAGCGGTTTGCAGGCGGCCCTGACCGCCGTTCTCCCCGAACGCGTCCCGATCCGGAACCGGGGGACCATGTCCGGATTGGTCGGAGCGTCGTCGATCCTTGGTGCATTCGGAGGGATCACGATCGCCGGCCTGACGACGAACCTCTTCGTAGGGTACGTGGGCATCGCTGCGGTTGTGCTCGTCCTTGGGACGATCTTCGCGTTGACGACGAAGGACTACGTGCCGGTCCGTGCCGCGGTTCACGCCTCCAAGGCCGAGCGTCGGGCGGCGGCTCGCTTTCCGAGCTTCCGGAGCGCGCCTGACTTCTGGTGGACGTTCGCCGGCCGGTTCCTGATCATCTTCGGCTACAACTTCATGTCCGGCATGCAGCTGTACATCCTCGCTGACTACATCGGTGTCGGTACGGTCACGGAAGCCGCCGCCGTCCTCGTCGCTGTGCAGGGAGTGAGCACGCTCGGACTCCTCGTCTTCTCGATCATCGGCGGATGGCTGTCGGACAGGTTCGGACGAATCCGTGTGTTCGTGGGCCTGTCGAGTCTCCTCTTCGCCCCGGGCGCCCTCGTCTACCTCCTGGTGCCCACGCTCACCGGCGCTTTCATCGCCAGCGGCATCTTCGGCGTCGCCTTCGGCGTCTACCTCGCCGTCGACCAATCGCTGATCACTCGAGTCCTCCCGAATATGGACAACGCCGCACGGGATCTTGGCGTGATGAACGTCGCCAATGCCGGACCGCAGGTGATCGCCCCCGTTCTGGCCGGCGCCGTCGTCGCGGCGACCGGGCTCTACCAGCCGCTCTTCATCGTGACCATCGTCGCCGTCATCCTCGGTGCCATCAGCGTCCGATTCATCAAGGGCGTTCGGTGA
- a CDS encoding LacI family DNA-binding transcriptional regulator — protein sequence MAVTSDDVARAAGVSRPAVSQILNGRGRFAPETIRRVEEMAAAMNYRPSAAARTLATGTSDVVVALVPNTTFGTNLQDVIDVLTAELAQVGLTLVLRFASSPVELLEHFVTTVRPRAVIAPFVAATAAERKFIEGSGVTLIDLAAGEDVNYRIGQMQGEYLVSKGHQALVYAHLHDARIDVYGDMRERGLADSCREHAIAAPKSIRLSVDLVDAVSVLRDLPTGVAIACYNDDVAIALLAAARELGRRVPEDVALLGVDATRIGALMSPRLTTIAVDTTTALHAMVDNIVSQLSGSVPVDSLADRLVLNVVHGGSA from the coding sequence ATGGCAGTCACGAGCGATGACGTTGCACGCGCTGCGGGGGTATCTCGGCCGGCAGTCAGTCAGATCCTGAACGGGCGAGGACGGTTCGCTCCGGAGACCATCCGACGAGTGGAAGAGATGGCTGCGGCCATGAACTACCGCCCGTCAGCGGCCGCTCGGACGCTTGCCACCGGAACGAGCGACGTCGTGGTCGCTCTCGTGCCCAACACCACGTTCGGCACCAATCTGCAAGACGTCATCGACGTGCTCACCGCAGAGCTCGCTCAAGTCGGCCTGACGCTCGTTCTGCGTTTCGCGAGTTCTCCCGTGGAACTGCTCGAGCACTTCGTCACGACCGTTCGACCGCGCGCAGTGATCGCGCCCTTCGTCGCTGCCACGGCTGCGGAGCGGAAGTTCATAGAAGGCAGCGGGGTTACCCTGATCGATCTGGCCGCGGGAGAGGATGTGAACTATCGCATCGGTCAAATGCAAGGCGAGTATCTGGTATCGAAGGGGCACCAGGCGCTCGTCTACGCGCACCTGCACGACGCCCGCATCGACGTGTACGGCGACATGCGGGAACGAGGACTCGCCGATTCCTGCCGCGAGCACGCGATTGCAGCGCCGAAATCGATTCGGCTGTCTGTCGACCTGGTGGACGCAGTGTCCGTCTTGCGCGACCTTCCTACCGGAGTGGCCATCGCCTGCTACAACGACGACGTGGCTATCGCGCTCCTCGCCGCAGCACGAGAACTCGGACGTCGCGTTCCGGAGGATGTCGCTCTGCTTGGAGTGGACGCGACTCGGATCGGTGCCCTCATGTCGCCCCGGCTGACCACCATCGCGGTCGACACGACGACCGCTTTGCACGCAATGGTCGACAACATCGTGAGCCAGCTGTCCGGTTCTGTTCCCGTCGACTCCCTCGCGGATCGACTTGTGCTCAACGTCGTACACGGCGGCTCCGCCTGA